Proteins co-encoded in one Arachis hypogaea cultivar Tifrunner chromosome 13, arahy.Tifrunner.gnm2.J5K5, whole genome shotgun sequence genomic window:
- the LOC112792372 gene encoding berberine bridge enzyme-like 18 translates to MNSISWYFIVLLFSLSLTCSSASTLDDDTNNNENLVECLYQYSNNSTSTSKLVYTKSNSSYSSVLQFSIQNLRFETNTTSKPLVIVTPSEISQIQATIICSKRHGMQIRTRSGGHDYEGLSYVSEVPFVIIDLINLSEIHVDADNRTAWVQAGATIGQLYYAISQKSKTLGFPAAVCSTVGVGGQFSGGGYGFLMRKYGLAADNIIDAHIIDVNGRLLDREAMGEDLFWAIRGGGGASFGVIISWKIQLVTVPSTVTVFRVARTREQNATELVHKWHLVANKLDDNLTIRIILQRLNSSSSSNKQGSLTVQATFESMFLGTVEELIPLVQERFPELGLLKQDCSEMSWIQSVLYLGGFSSNESPQVLLNRTQSSVFYFKGKSDYVTVPIPESGVEGLWPLFYEDEAQYALMIFNPYGGRMDEIPESEIPFPHRAGNICKIQHIVYWVEEGDDVAERHMNWIRRVYSYMEPFVSKSPRAAYVNYRDLDIGVNNKNGYTSYKKASVWGLKYFKNNFNRLVHVKTKVDPLNFFRNEQSIPSLLPLGRK, encoded by the exons ATGAATTCTATAAGTTGGTATTTCATTGTTCTTCTGTTCTCTTTATCCTTAACATGTTCATCAGCAAGCACACTTGATGATGATACTAACAATAACGAAAACTTGGTGGAATGCCTTTATCAATATTCGAATAATTCAACATCAACATCTAAGCTTGTTTACACCAAATCCAACTCATCCTACTCATCCGTACTCCAATTCTCCATTCAAAACCTGAGATTCGAAACGAACACAACGTCAAAGCCCCTTGTAATCGTAACACCCTCAGAAATATCCCAAATCCAAGCCACAATCATATGTTCGAAACGCCATGGCATGCAGATTAGAACTCGAAGCGGCGGCCATGACTATGAAGGCCTCTCATACGTTTCAGAAGTTCCGTTCGTCATCATTGACCTCATCAACTTGAGTGAGATCCACGTGGACGCAGATAACCGTACTGCATGGGTCCAAGCTGGTGCAACTATTGGTCAACTTTACTATGCAATCAGCCAAAAAAGCAAAACCCTAGGATTTCCCGCCGCCGTGTGCTCCACCGTAGGAGTTGGTGGGCAATTCAGTGGTGGCGGCTATGGATTCTTGATGCGTAAATACGGCCTCGCTGCTGATAACATCATCGATGCTCACATTATTGATGTCAATGGTAGATTACTTGACAGGGAAGCCATGG GTGAGGATCTCTTTTGGGCCATTAGAGGTGGCGGTGGAGCAAGCTTTGGAGTAATAATTTCATGGAAGATACAGCTAGTTACGGTTCCATCAACTGTAACAGTGTTCAGAGTTGCAAGAACTCGAGAACAAAACGCAACTGAGCTTGTTCATAAGTGGCACCTTGTGGCAAATAAACTAGACGACAACCTAAccatcaggatcatcttgcagagactgaactcatcatcatcaagTAATAAACAAGGGAGTTTAACAGTACAAGCCACATTTGAATCCATGTTTCTTGGAACTGTGGAGGAACTCATTCCACTGGTGCAAGAACGCTTCCCTGAATTGGGTTTGCTTAAACAAGATTGCTCTGAGATGAGTTGGATCCAATCAGTGCTTTACCTGGGTGGTTTCTCAAGCAATGAATCCCCTCAAGTGTTGCTGAACAGAACTCAATCTTCTGTGTTTTATTTCAAAGGGAAATCAGATTATGTGACGGTTCCAATTCCTGAGTCAGGTGTAGAAGGTTTGTGGCCTCTGTTTTATGAAGATGAGGCACAATATGCACTCATGATATTCAATCCATACGGGGGAAGAATGGATGAGATTCCAGAATCTGAGATTCCGTTCCCACATAGAGCTGGGAACATATGTAAGATTCAGCATATAGTGTATTGGGTAGAGGAGGGGGATGACGTGGCAGAAAGGCATATGAATTGGATTAGAAGGGTTTATAGTTACATGGAACCTTTTGTGTCAAAGTCCCCTAGAGCTGCATATGTCAATTATAGAGACCTTGACATTGGGGTCAATAACAAAAATGGCTACACAAGTTATAAGAAAGCTAGCGTTTGGGGTCTTAAGTATTTCAAGAATAATTTCAATAGATTGGTACATGTGAAGACCAAGGTTGATCCTCTTAACTTCTTTAGAAATGAACAAAGTATACCTTCTCTTTTGCCTCTGGGACGCAAATAG